The sequence GTCCTTGAGAAAGGATTCTTCTGACCACACTGTTCTGAAGAGTTCGGTGAGATCTGAGGTACGGAAGGAACTGTACCCCCTTTTCCAGGTGGACAGACCCCAGCAGTGCCCCTGCACCCCAGTGTGACACAAAGGCTGCGGGAGGTGGCCCAGAGAACACAGACAAGAGCAGGCGATGTGTGGCTGACAGTAAAGAACAGACAGAAAGGACAGGAAGGCAGAGGGGGGAACGTCTTGGCGGATTCCAATGTACCCAGGGGATGTCAAGGCCAAGAGGATTCATGCCGCTTCTCAACTCTGCTCCTGGGGAGCCCTGGGCAAAGGAGTGGAAAAAATGGCAAACTGACCCCTTCAAAGACCTGCCGCCGgcagaaaaggaacagaaaatatcAATTCAGATCTCATTTCTTGCACACCTGAGCTATGTTGGCTGTTCCCTTGTTTTAATAGCTCACATGATGTTTACTATGTATTTCACATTAACCCAGTCACAGCCATAATGCTATGTTGAATGTTATCAGCACTCTTACTTCCCATATGGGGAAATGGAGGCATAGAAAGGTCAAATAACTGGACCAAGATCAGACAGAGATGGTGAgcgagctgggacttgaacccacagtcTGGGCCCGGAGCCCGTGCTGTCAGCTGTCACTCTGCTGCCTTCTTAAGATCTTTTTTGGGTACCCTATGAAGTGCTTGAAAAACAGTTTCCTTGCATCCTCAAACCATTTCAGGAGGTGGGTATTCCCTgggtggcccagtgattaggactccatccTTTTACAGCTTTTGTTGCCAGGGGCcagtgttcagtccctggtcagggaactaaggtccctcaagcagcaaaagaaaaaaacaataaaagcacAATTCTGGTGActtcctggtgattcagtggttaagactccatgcttccactgcaggggccacgggttccatccctggttggggaactaggatccccaAACTCTCAAGGCTTGGCCAAAAATAAgtcaatcaaacaaacaaaaaaacacaccacACCATTCTGGGAGGTGAATGTTTGCAGTAGAGAAAATTAAGATACAGGGTAAATAATCACTTGTCCCAGGTCACAGCCAAGTTTGCAGGCAGGATCTGGAATGGATCTGGGGAAACTCAAAGTAAGGCTGGTCTAACAACAAACCATCCCCAAACATAATGGTATCAAACAGCTATTTGGTTATGCACCCAGATATTCTGTGGATCAGGAGTTGGAGGTGGCTTGTCTCTACTGCACTATATCTCAGGCCTCATCTGAGAAGATTCAGTTGCTGAAGATGACCCTACCCTCTGTAGGCTCCCTTCACTCACATGTCTGGAGGCTGGAGACGGCTTTCAGTTGGGACTTCCGCAGCACCAGAAGTCAGACCACTAATAACACATGACTTTCTATGTTGACTTTCACGTGGGCTATCATGAACTTCCTCACAACAGGGTGGCTGGGGTCCAGGAACCGCCAACAACAAGGTACAAGCACTTGGTGTTTCAGGAAATACCACTTCCGCCACGGTCTATCAGTCATGGCGGTCACAGAGGTCATCGTGTGTTCGGAAGGAAAAGAGTCCTATATCCCCCAGTTGATGGAGGGAGCATCAAGGCCGTACTGTCAGAAGAGCTTGTGGGGTGGGATCTGGCTATGATCATCTTTGGTAAATATAGTTCTCAAACTTCACTGCATGTttgaatctctctctttttttttaattggggtagagttgatttacaatgttctattagtttctgctgtacaacaaagtgaattggcactatgtatacatatatcccctccatcttgaacctccctctccaccctcatCACACCCATCTAGGTCCTCACAgcatggagctgagctccctgtgccatacaacaggttcccactagctatgttTCACACACAGCAGTGTCtttatgtcaattccaatctctcaGTTCTTCCCACCTCCGCTGTCCCCCGGCCAGTGTCCACACGTTCATTCTCTACGTCTGCATATTTATTCCTGCCCTGCCAATAGGTTCttctgcaccatttttctagattccacatatatgcattagtagatcatatttgtttttctctttctgactcactgttCAAAGTCCCAGTGCCCAAGCTGCACTCCAGGCCAaagaaatcagaatctctgggagaaGGAGCCAGGAATcagtattttcttcaatttccgGGTGATTACAATGAGGCCGTCTCCCATGTATGCAAAGTTCCTGGCACAGTGTCTGGTTCATGAACAACTGATATTTTTCCTCCAAGTGTGGACACTTATGACTCAATACACAAAGTTGTCATAGGTAGTACTCAGGTGGACTTAAAATTATGGTTAGGTATTTCTTTTTACAGTTATATTCTAACTATGACAAGTGATTGTGGGCTTCCATTTTTGAAAGTTATGTagtttccttttaaatatatttgagtaAAAAAGTAAgaaggtaattttttaaatgcttagtaAATAATGGTGTAGCTTGCATGCCCATAAGGCAGAAATCACAAAACTGTGAAAGGTAAAGCTGGGAAAACCCTGAGACAGTTCATCAATAACGGTATCTAGGACTAggactgttattattattaatagaacCACTTTTAAAACATGCtacttgagggacttccctggcagtccagcagttaagagtcCACATTCACAATGCAGAGGGCCCCTGTTCCAGCCTTGGTCAGGAAATTAGATCTCCCGTGCCTCAACTAaaaaagattccacaagccacaactaagacccagcgtagccaaataaatttttaaaataattacttttttaaaagtggaacttccttggtggtccaggggttaggaatctgcctgtcaatgcagtggacacaggttcaatccctagtccaggaagatcccacatgctgcggggcaactaagcgtGAATacggcaactgctgaagcccctgCACCCTAAAGCCTGCGCTCCGCTACAGGAggagtcactgcaatgagaagcccacgtaccacaactagagaaaggctgcccacaacaacaaaaaattaaaaaaaaaacaactttaaagtGCTCATTTAAAATCAACTTCGGGTGATCCtgaattaaaaagatatatatatctgAGTGCTGGCCTTTAGAGAAAGGAGTGGACAGACAAGGACAAGCAAATACAAGCCCCACAGTGTCTTTCCAGATTCTCTGCAAGGAGCTGGGAATCCTTTGAAGTGTGGCAACCTACCTGGAAATTTCCATAAGCCcctgaggaagaaagagaggtcAGTCAACTCTCCAGTTCTAAGAAGGAACCCAAGAAACTGGGGAAACAGGTATTACATACAAGCAGGAGAAGATGAAGAAAGGAgtggaagggaagagggaggttCCGGAGGGTTCTTGTCCTGATTGGATCCCCAATCCCCCTGTGCGTTTAAGCCAGTTCCACCCTCCTGCACTCCCCCCAGGCCCATCCTATAAGTCCAAGAATTATCTGGTTCCTGGAACCTCCCAGACAGAGGCTGTGCCAGGGAAGGGTGGGACCAGGAGTTGTATGAAGGGTCCTGTGTGGGGCCTCCTGGCAAGTGTGGATCAAAGGATCCATTACCTGGGGAGTGACCACACCCAGCGAGACACAACCCTTCCCAGCCTATTTTCTCCTTTGAAGCTGAAAGAAGACAGGATAGTCTCAGCAATTGACAGAggaaggaaacaggctcagaccCGAGTAATTGACCAGAAATTAACTAGCATCTAGGATTCCTCTTAGTCAGTTCTTCTCAGGCATgtagtcacaaagagaaaaacctgGCTTTGAAAATCAGACAGACCTGATTTAAAAGTCTCAGCTTCTGCAGGTTGTGCCTGTGTGACTTTGATGAAGTTACTTCTCTTTTACAGAAACTTTGGTTTTctggtctgtaaaatggaatCAGTAATACTCTAcctggcttccaggtggctcagtgataaagaatctgcctgcggatgcaggtttgatctctgggtcaggaagatcccctggaggaggaaatggcaacccacaacagtagtcctgcctggaaaatcccatggacagagaagcctggtagggtacagtccaagggattgcaaagagttgaacatgtgtaagcaactgagcacataataCTATGCCTACtgagttattgtgaggattaaatggggcAGTACCTGTAAAACATGCATCACAAGAGTAGTATCCCAATGCATGGGAGCTGTTGCTATGCTCTTCTGAAGCTGACACATCAGATCTATCCTAGGCAGAGAGCTACTGCCAAGTGCTGCTCCTGCCATTTGACTCCTGAGTCCAAGAAATGAAACCAACCCTAAGGCCTGGTTCCAATCCTACGAGGGTCGTTTGTCCCTCCTCCCAGGGCGTACCTTCAACCAGGACTGGAAATATGGTAGGCATCCAATaagtattaaatgaatgaatcaataatCTGTCATGGAAAGAGGGGTTTGAAGGGAAATCTGAAGGAGCTAAATGTCAAAATGACTGAGATTCTGGGCACAGGCTTGCTTACCTTGGAGGCAAGGAGTCAAGTGGTTGAAGGCAAATAGAAGACTTTGAAGAGCTGAGCCTTACAGGATTGGTGAGAATAAAAGCATCTCAGATAGAAGGGACCAGAAAACAGACGCTTGCTCAAGGGGCAGGTAGGAGTCAGATTTCAGCTCACATTAAGGAATAACTctgggggctttcctggcagGCCAGCAgttgactctgtgcttccaaagcaggaggTGCTGGCTCCATCCCTAGTTGGGGACAAGGTTGGACTAGATgcctttttaaaaggaatttatttggctgcagcacacaggatcttcaatcttcattacAGCACGTGggacctttagttgtggcaagtgggatctagttccacaaccagagattgagcctgggtcctctgcactgggagtgcagagtcttagccactggaccaccaggaaagataTCTTTTAAAGTTCTTCTCAGGTCAGAGATTCTAGAAGAGTTATTAGGCAACTCAAGGGAGCCTAATGGATAAAGGTTCTTAAAGGTTCAAGCTGGTCTTAATCTGCTGTGCATCTGTTTCCGCTCCAACTGCTGCCTTATTCCTTTGTTCATATTCTTGGGTCCCTGAGAACAATTGATTCCAAGTTTTGCAACCCAGGGTTTAAATGCAGCGGACAGGAGAAAAGGATAAAGGCTATGCTCAGGGCCGGACCGAGGGGTTTTTTTCCATCCTGTACCCCTTATTGCTTGCTAGTTTCTTCTAATATTCACTCTCtcctgcttcttcttcttttttaaatatttatttgtgtcttagttgcagcacgtgggatctagtttcctgatcatggatcaaacccaagctgcctgcattgggagcgcagagtcttagcccctggaccccagagaagtccctctcctacttcttttaataataaaactcTCCCCCAGTTTGGGCTAGCACGTGGCTAAGTAGTTATATACTACATGTCCCAACCTCTCCTGTAGTTGGGTGTAGTGATATGTTTAACTTCTGAGCAGATGCAATTTGTTCTGCTTTTAGGTTATGgccttaaaaatatattattgtggCCTCCACCAGTCCCTTTCCCACTCTATTTACATAAGCTGAATGCAGATGAAATGGCAGGTACTGGAGCAGCTAGGTTGGAGTGCAGAGTGGTAGCCATGTTTGAAAAGTGGCTGAAAAATGAGCCAGAAGTAACTGAAATCCCTGACACGATGGAGCTGCCACTTTAACCCCAGAGTACCAACCCTTGGAACTGCTTTGTGACACAGAGAGAACTTTCTATCCTGCTTTGTTCGAGTCTTCATTACAGCAGCCTGAGTCTCTTTCTCAATCAACATACCCTACCAGCTCCCAGCATGCCTCTTACTTACTCCACATTTTTTCTGGAAGTCTGACTCTAAGACTGATAACACTGGATAAGAATTTTCCTGCTCACCTGACTTTCCAGAACACTGTCCTGGCGGCCCCCTTGGCAAAGGGACCTACCTCACACTTGAGGACAATAAGAATCCTTGAATTTGAGCCATGAGTAACTTGGGGCAAGTCCCTAAATGTTTTAAATCCCACTTTTTGCCATTTTGCAGATGGCACCAATAAATAATATTCACTTCAAGAGGTGGTTTGATATGAAGACGACATAAACAACAAGTTTGTTGTTCCAAAAATGGAGAGGAGCTGAGAAGGGGGCTTGTTTCATGGGCAGCAtctcaaagaaacagaggaaattcTCATACACCTCATGAGAAACCACAGAAACAAATGCACCCAAACACATatataccaaaagaaaaaaaaaaaaatgctcacctCTACGCCCATACAAAATTAGAAACACCCCTACCAGACACATAGCCCAAAACAAACACTCACCAAAATGCTCTCATTGGTTCATGCAAATGCAGACACTTGCAGGCAGAAGTGTGCACCCAAAAAGccacacaaagagagagagaagaaaaacacaccacacacagacagtCGGCAGCTGCTACACTTTGTTTATTGTCACCGTCAGCCTGGGGAGCTCcggtttcttctttctttttgcgGGGAGGTACCTTCTTGACTCTGCCTCTGTCTATGCTCTGCCTCTTGCTTCTCATCTTGTCCTTTCTCTGGGGCCGGGGGTGCTTCCTCCGTGGTGCCCCCGGAGTCTCAGTCAGGTGGGGTTAAGtcctggggttggggtggggcaaGCAGGCCTGGATCCCGCCCCCAGGGGCTGGCTCTTCCTCAGTCCTATTTCCATTGCTGTGGGTGTCCGTCCTCTGGCCTCATCTGGGGGAAGGAAAGCAGCAGGTGAAACATCCAaaagcctgggttctagttctgcCTCTCCTGTTCACTTGCTCCATGACTCCAGAGAAAGACCctaccctctctgggcctcagttttcctgtcTGTAAATCAAATGTTGCTCCACTTGCAAAGGGTCCGTTTCTCCCTTTGTTGCTCTGGTCACTAGGCAACTCAAACGTATGTCTCATTTTATTCTATGTTGAGACAACAATTCTtggctccctcctccccactcaaCCTTGCACATTCAGGTCTGTCCCGACCAGGCAGAGGGACCTGTACAGGTGCTGGGGGCCCCTGACTCCTTACCTCCAGTCCTGTCTCAGGGCCGTGCCCCTCGCTTTTTCCGCTCCATGTTCTGAAGCTTGGTCACCAGCTTCCTCTCGTGCCCACCAGGGCTGTGGCGGTTGGTGTTGATGGCGGCTTCTCTCTTGCTGCGACCTTTCCGGCCTCCCACTCCTGGGAAATGAGGCGAGAGTCCGTGGTGAGGTGGGCAGAGGTGTGAGGCTCAGGGGGTACGGAGGGCAGGGGTGGAAAAAGCTTGGGTTAAAGTCGGGAGGCCGGGGATCGTCACCACATAGATTTAGGGCAGTCTTTGTCCCTGCTTCCGCATCTGTGGATTGAGGGACTTCCCCCCTCCCTCGTGATCTCCAAAATTCTAGAAGTGTGTGAGGGCCCAAGGCTGAGTAGGACAGCGCTCACTGCATGAGGGGTTGCGGGGAAGGGGGTGACTCCAGGGGTCAAAGAAACAGGCTGGAGAAGGGTGATGAGTGGGCAGGAGCCCAAGGAGGGATCCTAGTTTGGGgaggtgggcttcagtccacttGTGAGGGTGGGCATTGGAAATGAAAGGATCCGGAAGGTGGCGGGGCCAGGCCTTACCCGGGTAAGAATGAGCCAGGCTGTAGAGGTCGTACTCGTCTAGGACGGCATCTTCATCCTCTGGGCCTGGGGGCTGCCTGGACGGGCTGGC is a genomic window of Bubalus kerabau isolate K-KA32 ecotype Philippines breed swamp buffalo chromosome 23, PCC_UOA_SB_1v2, whole genome shotgun sequence containing:
- the NUPR1 gene encoding nuclear protein 1, with product MATFPRAASPSRQPPGPEDEDAVLDEYDLYSLAHSYPGVGGRKGRSKREAAINTNRHSPGGHERKLVTKLQNMERKKRGARP